A genomic region of Leptolyngbya sp. FACHB-261 contains the following coding sequences:
- a CDS encoding RidA family protein, giving the protein MSQQHLEERLKQSGIALPAAPQPLGAYIPAVQVGTLLFVSGMVPVVNGKPYLTGRLGAERTVEDGQEGARIAGLNALAVAKSELGSLDRLKRAVRLNVIQLAIPEFTEHAKVADSVSDLFGQLFGAENSHTRSVQGAASLPGGYTVILEVIFEITA; this is encoded by the coding sequence ATGTCACAACAACATCTGGAAGAACGGTTGAAGCAATCGGGGATTGCGCTACCAGCGGCCCCCCAGCCGCTCGGTGCTTATATCCCAGCAGTTCAAGTTGGCACCTTGCTCTTTGTCAGCGGCATGGTTCCAGTTGTGAATGGAAAACCCTACTTAACTGGGCGGCTTGGCGCAGAACGCACCGTGGAGGATGGCCAGGAGGGGGCTAGAATTGCAGGGCTGAATGCACTAGCTGTCGCGAAGTCTGAACTGGGGAGCCTTGATCGGCTAAAGCGAGCCGTGCGACTCAATGTGATTCAGCTGGCCATACCAGAGTTCACTGAACATGCGAAGGTGGCCGATAGTGTCTCAGATCTGTTCGGTCAGCTGTTTGGAGCAGAAAACTCTCACACCCGCTCGGTCCAAGGTGCTGCAAGTCTTCCTGGTGGCTATACCGTGATTCTTGAAGTCATTTTCGAGATTACCGCATAG
- a CDS encoding SDR family oxidoreductase → MADQLNRAIVKGTSQGIEAGAVEYAQQGIRINSVSAGFINTPLNTPEIPDFSKSLALMGRLGKVKEIVDAVFYLIETQFTTGEILHVDGTTFAGK, encoded by the coding sequence ATGGCAGATCAGTTAAACAGAGCAATTGTGAAGGGCACATCCCAGGGCATCGAAGCCGGTGCAGTCGAGTACGCGCAACAAGGTATTCGCATCAATAGCGTCTCTGCGGGTTTTATTAATACCCCACTTAATACGCCTGAAATTCCTGACTTCTCGAAAAGCCTGGCTCTAATGGGACGCTTGGGTAAAGTCAAGGAGATTGTCGATGCAGTTTTCTATCTGATTGAAACGCAGTTCACAACTGGAGAAATCCTGCATGTGGATGGCACCACTTTCGCTGGGAAATGA